A portion of the Bacillus sp. es.034 genome contains these proteins:
- a CDS encoding YtxH domain-containing protein, producing MTQPVPYQTGTRNNTKVNGKRSGKLVKGMVMGAVVGGALAMLDKTTRKNVTSRTSDMKDSTMGMVAKVRENPSGMVNDWQDRLKTASNVLKEAINDAQNLYEKVNDDVVDQVNQIKDDSTEMIASTKEAAEELKDIGSKVKEAGEEVTGESTPSQPATSSTSTSEDQSIHPTNRTSSIPGQVGS from the coding sequence ATGACACAACCTGTACCTTATCAAACTGGGACAAGAAATAATACGAAAGTGAACGGAAAAAGGAGCGGCAAGTTAGTAAAAGGAATGGTGATGGGAGCCGTCGTAGGTGGAGCCCTTGCCATGCTGGACAAAACAACGAGGAAAAATGTGACATCGAGAACATCAGACATGAAGGACTCTACAATGGGGATGGTTGCCAAGGTGAGAGAGAATCCTTCAGGAATGGTGAATGACTGGCAGGACCGCCTGAAAACAGCGTCCAATGTCTTAAAAGAAGCCATCAACGACGCGCAGAACCTGTACGAAAAGGTGAATGACGATGTGGTGGATCAAGTCAATCAAATCAAGGATGATTCTACTGAAATGATTGCCTCTACGAAAGAAGCGGCAGAAGAATTAAAGGATATCGGCAGTAAGGTGAAAGAAGCGGGAGAAGAAGTGACTGGTGAATCGACTCCGTCACAGCCTGCGACAAGCTCTACTTCCACATCTGAAGATCAGTCCATTCATCCAACGAACCGTACAAGCAGCATTCCGGGTCAAGTTGGATCATAA
- a CDS encoding cell division FtsA domain-containing protein, producing the protein MKKKQKIFALDIGTRSVVGIILEEIDGIFQVSDILIEEHKKRAMLDGQIHDVPAVSEVISSIKGQLEKKHGPLYKVCVAAAGRALKTETALSTSTIKGKPLLQKNDILHLELSAVQQAQAMAAENENDSKGYHYYCVGYSVLFYRLDGEEIGSLIDQQGDEASVEIIATFLPRVVVDSLIAALTRSGLEMEALTLEPIAAINVLIPESMRRLNVALVDIGAGTSDIAITNLGTVIAYGMVPTAGDEITEAISNELLLDFPLAEQAKRDLQSSEEITVTDILGFETSFPSREVVEKISPSVNRLAGEISNEILRLNNGKPPQAVMLVGGGSLTPELPVQLASSLELPPNRVAVRGVDAIQNVTVSDEVTKGPELVTPIGIAIAAKQAPVQYVTAYVNDQPVRLFEVKDLTVVDCLLAAGLKLTKWHGTPGRGFFVNVNGQDITLPGGHGEPPLIEKNGLQCALDETIQNHDRISVQKGKDGSSPHVTIGDLVDSSSSKQIVIDGNSHLLSPLVFRNNQPARLEEIIGDRDSILIELIDTLQDLLIHFGYNEWMEGTKPYRISINGVDTFFPAYSGKLLINGIEAKHSSKVKNGDVILYKPGLTPTVKELLTKKQFTVAKTITITFNGQELHLQKESSSITRNGIKLAMEDRLFPGDSILIEEQHAGSFIFQDLFNAVEINMPPHSNGSFVLLKNGVETTFYEEIEQGDELEIIWPQASR; encoded by the coding sequence TTGAAAAAAAAGCAAAAAATCTTTGCGTTAGACATCGGAACCCGATCGGTTGTCGGGATCATTTTGGAAGAAATAGACGGAATATTTCAAGTTTCAGATATATTAATTGAAGAACATAAGAAACGGGCCATGCTCGATGGACAGATACATGATGTACCTGCTGTTTCGGAGGTCATCTCCTCCATCAAAGGACAATTGGAAAAGAAACACGGCCCCCTTTATAAAGTGTGCGTCGCAGCTGCAGGACGCGCACTGAAAACAGAAACGGCCCTATCAACGTCAACTATCAAGGGAAAACCCCTTCTTCAGAAAAACGATATCCTTCATCTGGAGCTTAGCGCAGTTCAGCAGGCACAGGCAATGGCGGCAGAAAATGAGAATGATTCGAAAGGCTATCATTATTATTGTGTCGGGTACTCCGTCCTTTTTTACCGGTTGGATGGCGAGGAGATCGGCAGCCTGATCGACCAGCAGGGGGATGAAGCAAGCGTTGAAATCATTGCGACCTTCCTGCCACGTGTCGTCGTTGATTCATTGATTGCGGCACTGACACGGTCAGGACTTGAGATGGAAGCCCTGACACTTGAGCCGATCGCTGCCATTAACGTGCTCATTCCCGAATCCATGCGCCGGCTGAACGTTGCCCTGGTTGATATCGGGGCAGGAACATCGGATATTGCCATCACCAATTTGGGCACAGTCATTGCCTATGGGATGGTGCCGACAGCAGGTGATGAAATCACTGAAGCGATCAGTAACGAGTTATTGCTTGATTTCCCTTTGGCTGAACAGGCGAAACGGGATCTTCAGTCTTCAGAAGAGATCACGGTGACCGATATCCTCGGGTTTGAAACGAGTTTCCCGTCACGTGAAGTGGTAGAGAAGATCTCCCCTTCTGTGAACCGGCTCGCCGGCGAGATTTCAAATGAAATCCTCCGCCTGAACAACGGGAAGCCGCCGCAGGCCGTCATGCTCGTAGGGGGAGGCAGCCTGACACCCGAGCTCCCGGTACAACTGGCTTCATCGCTGGAACTGCCTCCCAATCGGGTAGCCGTAAGAGGCGTGGACGCGATTCAGAACGTGACTGTATCGGACGAAGTGACAAAGGGACCTGAACTTGTCACGCCGATCGGGATTGCCATTGCAGCGAAGCAGGCCCCTGTCCAATATGTTACGGCGTATGTAAATGACCAGCCTGTCCGCTTATTCGAAGTCAAGGATCTGACGGTAGTCGACTGCCTTCTTGCTGCAGGATTAAAATTAACCAAGTGGCATGGCACACCTGGCAGGGGCTTCTTTGTCAATGTCAACGGACAGGACATCACGTTACCTGGTGGTCACGGTGAGCCGCCCCTCATCGAAAAAAACGGCCTCCAGTGTGCACTGGATGAAACGATTCAGAATCATGACCGGATTTCGGTTCAAAAAGGGAAAGACGGATCATCCCCCCATGTAACGATCGGAGACCTTGTGGATTCCTCTTCATCTAAACAGATTGTCATAGACGGGAATTCGCATCTTCTCTCCCCTCTTGTCTTCAGAAACAATCAGCCTGCACGATTGGAAGAGATCATCGGTGACCGGGATTCAATCCTGATTGAATTGATCGATACCCTCCAGGACCTGTTGATCCATTTTGGCTACAACGAATGGATGGAGGGTACCAAGCCTTATCGCATCTCCATCAACGGAGTGGATACATTCTTCCCGGCCTATTCCGGAAAATTATTGATAAATGGGATCGAAGCGAAACACTCATCTAAAGTGAAGAATGGGGATGTCATCCTATACAAACCCGGTCTCACTCCAACGGTGAAAGAACTTCTTACCAAGAAACAGTTTACCGTGGCTAAAACAATCACGATCACGTTTAACGGCCAGGAACTGCATCTTCAGAAAGAAAGCAGCAGCATCACCCGGAATGGCATCAAGCTCGCCATGGAAGATCGTTTATTCCCTGGTGATTCCATCCTGATAGAAGAACAGCATGCGGGTTCATTTATCTTTCAGGACTTATTTAATGCGGTGGAAATCAACATGCCCCCTCATTCGAACGGAAGCTTTGTGCTTTTGAAAAATGGAGTCGAAACGACATTTTACGAAGAAATCGAGCAGGGTGACGAACTTGAAATCATCTGGCCCCAAGCCTCCCGATGA
- a CDS encoding bifunctional 3-deoxy-7-phosphoheptulonate synthase/chorismate mutase — translation MSNQELDQLRKQVDEMNLKLLDTINERAKLVQEIGRVKETQGVYRYDPVRERGMLDLIKENNNGPFEHSTIEHIFKEIFKAGLELQKDDHRKALLVSRKKKPEDTIVNINGEAIGDGKPHFVFGPCAVESYEQVAEVAKAVKAKGLKMLRGGAFKPRTSPYDFQGLGIEGLKILKKVADEYDLAVVSEIVNPADIEPALEYIDVIQIGARNMQNFELLKAAGAVKKPVLLKRGLAATIDEFINAAEYIISQGNGDIILCERGIRTYEKATRNTLDISAVPILKQETHLPVFVDVTHSTGRRDLLLPTAKAALAIGADGVMAEVHPDPAVALSDSAQQMDLDQFDHFYKEVLKGRTIEV, via the coding sequence GTGAGTAATCAAGAGCTCGATCAATTACGTAAACAAGTAGATGAGATGAACTTAAAACTATTAGACACCATTAATGAACGTGCTAAACTAGTTCAGGAAATCGGTCGTGTCAAGGAGACTCAAGGAGTATACCGCTATGATCCTGTTCGTGAACGAGGAATGCTTGATCTGATTAAAGAAAATAATAATGGTCCATTCGAACATTCGACCATTGAACATATTTTTAAAGAAATCTTCAAAGCCGGTCTGGAACTTCAGAAGGACGATCACCGGAAAGCACTGCTGGTTTCCCGTAAAAAGAAACCGGAAGACACGATCGTCAATATCAATGGAGAAGCCATTGGAGATGGAAAGCCTCATTTCGTCTTCGGTCCATGTGCCGTTGAATCATACGAGCAAGTGGCTGAAGTCGCAAAAGCCGTTAAAGCAAAAGGATTGAAAATGCTTCGTGGCGGAGCGTTCAAACCAAGGACCTCCCCTTATGACTTCCAGGGTCTAGGGATTGAAGGCTTGAAAATCCTTAAAAAAGTGGCGGATGAATATGATTTGGCTGTTGTCAGTGAAATCGTGAATCCAGCTGATATCGAACCGGCACTTGAATACATTGACGTGATCCAGATCGGTGCAAGAAATATGCAAAACTTCGAATTATTAAAAGCAGCCGGAGCCGTGAAAAAGCCCGTATTGCTTAAACGTGGCCTTGCCGCAACGATCGATGAATTCATCAATGCTGCTGAATACATCATCTCTCAAGGGAACGGGGACATCATCCTTTGTGAGCGTGGGATCCGTACGTACGAGAAAGCAACAAGGAACACACTCGACATATCAGCTGTGCCAATCCTTAAGCAGGAGACGCATCTTCCGGTATTCGTGGACGTCACGCACTCTACAGGACGCAGAGATCTGCTGCTTCCGACTGCGAAAGCGGCACTTGCCATCGGCGCGGATGGCGTCATGGCAGAGGTTCATCCGGATCCTGCCGTTGCCTTATCCGACTCGGCTCAGCAAATGGATCTTGATCAATTCGATCATTTCTACAAAGAGGTATTGAAGGGCAGAACGATAGAAGTATAA
- the ccpA gene encoding catabolite control protein A — MNVTIYDVAREANVSMATVSRVVNGNPNVKPATRKKVLEVIDRLGYRPNAVARGLASKKTTTVGVIIPDISNIFYAELARGIEDIATMYKYNIILSNSDQNTEKELHLLNTMLGKQVDGILFLGGHISEEHVQEFERSPVPIVLAGAVEETNKVPSVNIDYKAASFDAVTDLLEKGHKRIGFVSGPFHDTINMKFKLEGYREALAKAGVEYSDDLVVEGEYTYDSGLEAWQKFSELSDKPTAIFVGNDETALGVVHGAQDQNVSIPEEVEVISFDNTRLALMVRPQLTSVVQPLYDIGAVAMRLLTKYMNKETVEESTVVLPHRLEHRNSTK, encoded by the coding sequence ATGAACGTGACAATATATGATGTAGCAAGAGAAGCCAATGTAAGTATGGCGACGGTTTCCAGAGTGGTTAACGGAAATCCGAATGTCAAGCCGGCCACAAGGAAGAAGGTATTAGAGGTCATCGATCGACTCGGCTATCGTCCAAATGCTGTAGCAAGAGGGCTTGCGAGCAAGAAAACGACGACGGTCGGGGTCATCATCCCTGATATCTCAAATATTTTCTATGCAGAACTCGCACGTGGGATTGAAGATATTGCCACCATGTATAAATACAATATCATATTAAGTAACTCGGATCAGAATACCGAGAAGGAACTTCATCTATTGAATACGATGCTTGGGAAGCAAGTGGATGGCATCCTGTTCCTCGGCGGGCATATTTCAGAAGAGCATGTGCAGGAATTCGAACGTTCTCCGGTTCCGATCGTATTGGCCGGTGCCGTTGAAGAAACGAACAAGGTTCCTTCCGTTAACATTGATTATAAGGCGGCGTCCTTTGATGCGGTTACTGACCTTCTTGAGAAGGGACATAAGCGAATCGGCTTTGTAAGCGGTCCTTTCCACGATACGATCAACATGAAGTTCAAGCTTGAAGGTTACAGGGAAGCACTTGCCAAGGCAGGCGTCGAATACAGTGATGACCTGGTTGTAGAAGGTGAGTACACGTATGACTCGGGACTTGAAGCATGGCAGAAGTTCTCAGAGCTATCGGACAAGCCGACAGCCATCTTCGTAGGGAATGATGAAACGGCCCTTGGTGTCGTTCACGGTGCTCAGGATCAGAACGTATCCATCCCGGAAGAAGTGGAAGTCATCAGCTTTGATAACACAAGACTTGCCCTGATGGTCAGACCTCAACTGACGTCCGTTGTCCAGCCTTTATACGATATCGGAGCAGTAGCCATGCGATTATTGACGAAGTACATGAATAAGGAAACGGTTGAAGAATCAACAGTTGTTCTTCCACATCGACTTGAACACCGTAACTCAACAAAGTAA
- the motP gene encoding flagellar motor protein MotP — translation MKKLDVLTPIGVVVGFLFVAFAIISNAGVTGFSSFIDLPSIFVVIGGLIAAMLVSFSIRELKQLGKVMRESFRDVEYDLHDLIRTFVTLSEKARREGLLSLEAEVEAVEDPFIRKGVLLAVDGIEQDVILDIMNAEIIALEERHRKNKSLLDKAGEYAPAWGMIGTLIGLVLMLKNLNDPASLGPNMAIALLTTLYGSLLANLVFLPMASKLAMKTEKEVFMKQIVIEGVIGVQSGQNPKILEEKLRVFLSNEELQMYSGRKQEGAAPDEA, via the coding sequence ATGAAAAAGCTTGATGTTCTTACACCAATCGGGGTTGTAGTAGGATTTCTATTCGTTGCATTCGCGATCATTTCGAATGCGGGAGTGACCGGATTCAGTTCTTTCATCGATCTTCCATCCATCTTCGTGGTCATCGGCGGATTGATCGCAGCCATGCTCGTCAGCTTTTCGATCAGGGAACTGAAACAGCTGGGGAAAGTGATGAGAGAATCCTTCCGGGATGTGGAATATGATCTTCATGACTTGATCCGGACGTTTGTGACCCTGTCAGAAAAGGCGAGACGGGAAGGCCTCCTCTCACTTGAGGCAGAGGTGGAAGCGGTCGAGGATCCCTTTATCCGAAAAGGGGTGCTGCTCGCAGTCGATGGAATCGAGCAGGATGTGATCCTCGACATCATGAATGCTGAAATCATTGCATTAGAGGAGCGGCACCGTAAAAATAAGAGTTTATTGGATAAGGCAGGGGAATATGCCCCGGCCTGGGGGATGATCGGAACACTGATCGGTCTCGTCCTGATGTTAAAGAATTTAAATGATCCTGCTTCACTTGGTCCCAATATGGCGATCGCCTTACTGACGACCTTGTATGGATCCCTGCTTGCGAATCTCGTCTTCCTGCCAATGGCTTCTAAGCTTGCGATGAAAACAGAGAAAGAAGTGTTTATGAAACAAATCGTGATCGAAGGTGTCATCGGGGTACAATCCGGTCAAAATCCAAAAATATTGGAAGAAAAATTAAGAGTGTTCTTATCCAATGAGGAATTACAGATGTATTCAGGCAGGAAACAAGAAGGGGCAGCACCAGATGAAGCGTAG
- the motS gene encoding flagellar motor protein MotS, whose amino-acid sequence MKRRRRPASQPPGAPKWMVTFSDLITLILVFFILLFSMSQIDIVKFRTIADSFQQRQILEFYPSVIPFDNPSAEPDMESEESKKREAEQDLNALLSDIQSYLKENKLSDVVVATRSERGVVLVLQEQALFASGEATVLPDAYPFLDKVGVLLSEIPNFVKVEGHTDNRPINTYRFPSNWELSSARASSVVRYLITTEDLDPKRFIAVGYGDTRPVAPNDKVENLQKNRRVEVIITDPAYEEQ is encoded by the coding sequence ATGAAGCGTAGACGAAGACCGGCATCTCAGCCTCCGGGGGCTCCAAAATGGATGGTTACGTTTTCTGATCTTATTACTCTTATTCTTGTATTCTTTATTCTATTATTCTCTATGTCACAGATCGATATCGTGAAATTCAGGACCATCGCTGATTCCTTTCAGCAACGGCAGATCCTCGAATTCTATCCTTCTGTCATCCCTTTCGATAACCCGTCGGCAGAACCCGATATGGAATCGGAGGAGTCAAAGAAGAGAGAAGCAGAACAGGACTTAAACGCGTTACTCTCAGATATTCAAAGCTATTTGAAAGAAAACAAATTGAGTGACGTCGTGGTGGCGACCAGATCCGAGCGGGGAGTCGTGCTCGTCCTTCAGGAACAAGCACTGTTTGCTTCAGGTGAAGCAACGGTCCTTCCGGATGCCTATCCGTTTCTGGACAAGGTCGGCGTGCTATTATCGGAAATCCCGAACTTTGTTAAGGTGGAGGGACATACAGATAACCGCCCCATCAATACATATCGCTTCCCGTCAAACTGGGAGCTCTCATCGGCAAGGGCGAGCAGTGTGGTGCGATACTTGATCACAACGGAAGATCTCGATCCAAAGCGGTTCATCGCCGTCGGATATGGGGACACGCGTCCGGTCGCTCCTAATGATAAAGTGGAGAACCTCCAGAAAAACAGGCGTGTCGAAGTGATCATCACGGATCCCGCTTATGAGGAACAATAG
- a CDS encoding DUF1641 domain-containing protein codes for MAKSIDKIIPLEIPKEKIQEQNLNELIEALADNKDSLLKVIGIIKHMDENRNLDTISAMVNHQEDILYNFSKEANKDQNAAILNNLARMTELLGSLNLEGIETLSVRNTRNLNIGKERPSTKRTGIFGLFRALGDPAVQRTITIIIYILRGIGKNRVKNDKK; via the coding sequence ATGGCTAAATCCATTGATAAGATTATTCCCCTCGAGATTCCGAAAGAAAAAATTCAGGAGCAGAACTTAAATGAACTGATAGAAGCCCTGGCTGATAATAAAGATTCCCTTTTGAAGGTCATCGGCATCATTAAGCACATGGATGAAAATCGAAACCTGGATACCATCAGCGCCATGGTGAACCATCAAGAGGATATCCTGTATAACTTTTCAAAGGAAGCCAATAAGGATCAGAACGCGGCCATCCTTAATAATCTTGCCCGTATGACTGAATTACTCGGAAGTTTAAATCTGGAAGGGATTGAAACATTGAGCGTCCGGAATACGCGTAACCTGAATATCGGAAAAGAAAGGCCATCTACCAAGAGAACCGGGATCTTCGGACTTTTCCGAGCCCTTGGGGACCCGGCCGTTCAGCGAACAATTACGATCATTATCTATATTTTAAGGGGGATCGGTAAAAACCGGGTGAAAAATGATAAGAAATAA
- the fdhF gene encoding formate dehydrogenase subunit alpha produces the protein MEGKVTVFINGIQYEAEPGMSVLEFLNLRKVEIPQVCYQESLGSIETCDTCIVSINGELKRACGTPLQEAMDIQTELSHVKEARFKAMDTILENHELYCTVCEKNNGDCTLHNTVAMMGLEHQMKPFEPKPYEKDFSGQFYRYDPDQCILCGKCVEACQDIEVNETLSIDWERKNPRVIWDNDVPIDQSSCVSCGQCVTVCPCNALMENDMLGKAGYMTGYNTSLLRSMIDITKNVETGYGPLFAVSDSEAQMRDDQIKKTKTVCTYCGVGCSFNVWTKGRDILKMSPTEEAPANGIASCVKGKFGYGHVNSDKRLTRPLIREGDHFKEVEWEEALHYVAEKFREIKEKNGPDALGFIASSKATNEESYLVQKLARQVIGTNNVDNCSRYCQSPATKGLFRTVGYGGDAGSMKDIEHADLVMLVGTNTADAHPVLASKIKRSHKLFGQKLIVADLRKHEMAQRADLFLHPNPGTDLVWLSALSKYIIDQDWHDKEFIDEQVNDFNEYYQSLAPFTMEYAEEKTGISREHLKAVAENIHRAGSTAICWAMGVTQHQIGSDTSTAISNLLLVTGNYGKPGAGAYPLRGHNNVQGASDFGSMPNTFPGYQSVEDEEIRAKFEKAWKTELPKDIGMNNHEMVEEIHEGNLKGLYVTGEDMGIVDSNINYVTDAFEKLEFFVVQDLFLTKTAEYADVVLPAVPSVEKEGTFTNTERRIQRIYQALEPLGEARPDWEIYSGIAEKLGFNWGYHSPAEIMDEAASLTPLIAGVYYDRLEGFNSLQWPVQEDGTDTPLLYTDGFHFDDGKARFYPLEYEYNYPAQKGYDYHVNNGRVLEHFHEGNMTSHTKGIRNKIPEPFFEVSEKMAKELEIEEGALIKLSNDNGFSTGRVHVTKEVFDKELYITLNSDGKNAVNYLTSNNVDKDTDTPAYKEVPAKVEVLEKKGKSPIPHNNHRWATRNPQLGPEVERKWDREDYVFPGSEVDTNG, from the coding sequence ATGGAAGGAAAGGTAACCGTTTTCATCAATGGCATTCAATATGAGGCAGAACCAGGTATGTCTGTCCTGGAATTTCTTAATCTTAGGAAAGTAGAAATTCCACAGGTTTGTTACCAGGAAAGTCTCGGTAGCATCGAAACCTGTGATACTTGCATTGTCTCCATTAATGGGGAACTGAAGAGAGCCTGTGGGACACCGCTTCAAGAGGCAATGGATATTCAGACGGAGCTTTCCCATGTGAAAGAGGCCAGATTCAAAGCGATGGACACTATTCTCGAAAATCATGAACTATACTGTACGGTCTGTGAGAAAAACAATGGTGACTGCACCCTTCATAATACAGTGGCTATGATGGGACTCGAGCATCAGATGAAACCATTCGAACCAAAGCCATATGAGAAAGATTTCTCCGGTCAATTCTATCGGTATGATCCGGATCAATGTATCCTCTGCGGAAAATGCGTGGAAGCATGCCAGGATATCGAGGTGAATGAAACACTGTCCATTGACTGGGAGCGTAAGAATCCCCGGGTCATCTGGGATAATGATGTCCCGATCGATCAGTCCTCCTGTGTCAGCTGTGGTCAATGTGTGACCGTATGTCCGTGCAACGCCCTCATGGAAAACGATATGCTCGGAAAAGCGGGGTATATGACAGGCTATAATACGAGCCTCCTGCGATCGATGATTGATATTACGAAAAACGTGGAAACAGGCTACGGTCCCCTTTTCGCTGTTTCCGATTCAGAAGCCCAGATGAGGGATGATCAAATCAAGAAAACCAAAACCGTGTGTACGTATTGCGGGGTAGGCTGCAGCTTCAATGTCTGGACAAAAGGAAGGGATATATTAAAGATGTCCCCTACTGAAGAAGCCCCGGCTAACGGGATTGCATCCTGTGTGAAAGGGAAATTCGGCTACGGCCATGTGAACAGCGACAAACGGCTCACCCGCCCGTTGATCCGCGAGGGAGATCATTTCAAGGAAGTCGAGTGGGAAGAAGCCCTCCATTATGTGGCAGAGAAGTTCAGGGAAATCAAAGAAAAGAATGGACCGGACGCCCTCGGATTCATCGCCTCATCCAAAGCAACCAATGAGGAGTCCTATCTCGTGCAAAAGTTGGCGAGACAGGTCATTGGAACGAATAACGTGGATAATTGTTCCCGCTATTGCCAGTCTCCTGCAACCAAAGGATTATTCAGGACAGTCGGATACGGTGGCGATGCAGGCTCCATGAAGGATATCGAACATGCCGACCTGGTCATGCTGGTCGGGACAAACACAGCGGATGCCCATCCTGTGCTCGCATCCAAAATCAAACGTTCCCACAAGCTCTTCGGACAAAAATTGATTGTGGCTGACTTACGAAAGCATGAAATGGCCCAGAGAGCCGATCTTTTCCTACATCCGAATCCAGGGACCGATCTCGTATGGCTTTCCGCCCTATCCAAATACATCATTGACCAGGACTGGCATGATAAAGAGTTCATCGACGAACAAGTGAATGATTTCAATGAATATTATCAAAGCCTTGCTCCTTTTACAATGGAATATGCCGAGGAAAAAACGGGTATTTCCAGGGAACATCTCAAAGCCGTTGCAGAGAACATCCACCGTGCGGGTTCAACGGCCATCTGCTGGGCAATGGGTGTTACCCAGCATCAAATCGGGTCTGATACGTCCACTGCCATCTCGAACCTCCTGCTGGTTACAGGAAACTATGGAAAACCCGGGGCAGGCGCTTACCCTCTCCGTGGTCATAATAACGTCCAGGGAGCAAGCGATTTCGGAAGCATGCCGAATACCTTCCCTGGCTACCAGAGTGTGGAGGATGAAGAAATCCGCGCGAAATTCGAAAAGGCCTGGAAAACAGAGCTTCCTAAAGATATCGGGATGAACAACCACGAAATGGTGGAGGAAATCCACGAAGGTAATCTGAAAGGATTGTATGTCACCGGTGAGGATATGGGAATCGTCGACTCTAACATCAACTATGTGACAGACGCATTTGAGAAGCTTGAATTCTTCGTCGTCCAGGATCTGTTCCTGACAAAAACCGCAGAATATGCAGATGTGGTGCTTCCTGCCGTACCAAGTGTAGAAAAGGAAGGAACCTTCACGAATACTGAGCGGCGCATCCAGCGTATTTATCAGGCACTCGAGCCTTTAGGGGAAGCAAGACCAGACTGGGAGATTTATTCAGGTATCGCTGAAAAACTCGGATTCAACTGGGGATATCATTCGCCGGCAGAAATCATGGATGAAGCCGCTTCACTGACTCCATTGATTGCAGGGGTTTACTACGATAGATTGGAAGGATTCAACAGTCTGCAATGGCCGGTGCAGGAGGATGGGACGGATACACCTCTCCTTTACACGGACGGTTTTCACTTCGATGACGGAAAAGCCCGATTCTATCCGCTTGAATATGAATACAATTATCCTGCACAAAAAGGATACGATTATCATGTGAATAACGGTCGGGTGCTTGAACATTTCCATGAAGGAAATATGACCTCCCATACGAAAGGGATCCGAAACAAAATCCCGGAACCATTCTTTGAAGTGTCCGAAAAAATGGCTAAGGAACTTGAAATTGAAGAAGGTGCTCTCATCAAGCTTTCCAATGATAATGGTTTCAGCACTGGAAGGGTACATGTGACGAAGGAAGTGTTTGATAAGGAATTGTATATCACTTTAAACAGTGACGGTAAAAATGCGGTGAATTATTTGACAAGCAACAATGTTGATAAAGATACCGATACACCTGCTTATAAAGAGGTTCCTGCCAAAGTGGAAGTTCTCGAGAAAAAAGGGAAATCGCCCATCCCTCATAACAATCACCGCTGGGCAACACGCAATCCGCAATTGGGCCCTGAAGTAGAAAGAAAGTGGGATCGAGAAGATTATGTCTTTCCGGGAAGTGAGGTTGATACGAATGGCTAA
- the fdhD gene encoding formate dehydrogenase accessory sulfurtransferase FdhD codes for MEDKSILTRTVRKYGDGAFFDEVDEVAAEFPLTVHLNGEEWATMVCSPSNLEELVVGFLASEGIIRRFTEITRLSIDQDKGFAYVQIDKLPEDRARNTSKRFIGSCCGKSRQFYFTNDMLTAKTVTAKTELTAPMAIHHMQELQDHSRDFHRTGGMHNAAICSTTGIIQCYQDIGRHNALDKLYGYCLMNHISVRDKVIAFSGRISSEVLLKISKMGIAILLSKSAPTNLALELADDLGITAVGFIRGDRMNIYTHPERITGTELHI; via the coding sequence TTGGAGGATAAAAGTATTCTAACCCGCACGGTCCGTAAATATGGAGATGGAGCCTTTTTTGATGAAGTGGATGAGGTGGCGGCTGAATTCCCGCTGACCGTTCATTTAAATGGGGAAGAATGGGCGACGATGGTCTGTTCTCCTTCCAACCTGGAGGAATTGGTGGTTGGCTTTTTGGCTTCAGAGGGGATCATTCGGCGCTTCACCGAAATCACCCGTCTTTCCATCGATCAGGATAAGGGGTTCGCCTATGTACAAATCGATAAACTTCCGGAAGACAGGGCAAGGAATACCTCGAAACGTTTTATCGGTTCCTGCTGCGGGAAAAGCAGACAATTTTATTTCACGAACGATATGCTCACAGCCAAAACGGTGACGGCCAAAACGGAACTTACCGCTCCTATGGCCATTCACCACATGCAAGAACTGCAGGATCATTCCCGGGATTTTCACAGAACAGGAGGAATGCACAATGCAGCGATTTGCAGCACCACAGGCATCATCCAATGTTATCAGGATATCGGAAGGCACAACGCACTGGATAAGCTCTATGGATATTGCCTCATGAATCACATTTCAGTCAGGGATAAGGTCATTGCGTTCAGCGGGAGGATCTCTTCTGAGGTGCTGCTGAAGATTTCCAAGATGGGGATTGCCATCCTGCTATCCAAGTCTGCCCCGACCAATCTTGCATTGGAACTCGCAGATGACCTGGGGATCACGGCCGTTGGATTCATCAGGGGTGACAGAATGAATATCTATACCCACCCTGAAAGGATAACCGGTACAGAGCTACATATTTAG